The Apibacter raozihei genome contains a region encoding:
- a CDS encoding RNA polymerase sigma factor: MKEKIQIAGFTDEELLKKYKETSDSEYFGSLYNRYIPLIYGLCLKYLKDQDKAQDAVMQIFENVVSKILNYPVLNFKTWIYSVAKNHCLQEIRSSKKEIVVDFNSEIMESEDIVHLLEEKDEQEDRFKILEKCMELLPPPQRVAVNLFFFKEKSYIEIADITNNQLKSVKSFIQNGKRNLKICIEKNLK, encoded by the coding sequence TTGAAAGAAAAGATACAAATAGCAGGCTTTACCGATGAAGAACTTTTGAAAAAATATAAAGAAACTTCGGATTCCGAATATTTTGGTAGTTTATATAATCGTTACATACCTTTAATCTATGGTTTATGTCTTAAATATTTGAAAGATCAGGACAAAGCTCAGGACGCAGTAATGCAGATTTTTGAAAATGTAGTTTCAAAAATTTTAAATTACCCAGTATTAAACTTCAAAACCTGGATATATTCAGTTGCTAAAAATCACTGTCTTCAGGAAATCAGATCTTCTAAAAAAGAAATTGTAGTTGATTTTAATAGTGAAATTATGGAATCTGAGGATATTGTGCATCTATTAGAAGAGAAGGATGAGCAGGAAGATAGATTTAAAATCCTGGAAAAATGCATGGAATTACTGCCTCCACCTCAAAGAGTGGCGGTAAATTTATTTTTTTTTAAAGAAAAATCTTACATAGAAATAGCTGATATAACCAATAATCAGTTAAAAAGTGTTAAAAGTTTTATTCAGAACGGAAAGAGAAATTTGAAAATTTGTATAGAAAAAAATCTAAAGTGA
- a CDS encoding DUF6263 family protein produces MKKPLIAFSILFALVSSSIFNSCKNEEKSKLLDSASVIPAKDTQNLSLVNKPGFVPSIIDTTSKTPIAETGIYKSEDNTYHLRYILEKGKVYPFNTRETNTQTLTIRGESQTISMESKEPLSFTVLDIKDGKYVLQVHMGGKKVITKADGQQSVFDTNGQKPSNPDQAKMWKIYKAISNITFTMNMDIYGNVSNINGLDAVYSKAKSALTGDLKGKELDDFVQAFKKGFNAEIFKAQFESSIMKFPSQGLKIGEKWNNNPSMKGKGYNELVKVDENYAEVKLQGNIPSQSESKVLEGVTYKISVKGFQNGKVTIDTKSGWITKGVFTVSVTETRSAKKGEESEQAVQKTVNNTYIN; encoded by the coding sequence ATGAAAAAACCACTTATAGCGTTTTCAATTTTATTTGCTTTAGTGTCATCCTCTATATTTAATTCATGTAAAAATGAAGAAAAATCTAAATTGCTGGATTCAGCCTCTGTAATCCCTGCAAAAGATACTCAAAATCTCTCCCTTGTCAATAAGCCGGGCTTTGTTCCCTCAATTATAGATACAACTTCAAAGACTCCTATTGCAGAAACAGGAATTTATAAATCAGAAGATAATACATACCATTTACGATATATCCTTGAAAAAGGAAAAGTATACCCTTTTAATACCCGGGAAACTAATACTCAAACTTTAACCATACGGGGAGAAAGCCAAACTATAAGTATGGAATCGAAAGAACCGCTTAGCTTTACCGTATTGGATATCAAAGATGGAAAATATGTTCTTCAAGTGCATATGGGTGGTAAAAAAGTTATTACTAAAGCTGATGGCCAGCAATCGGTTTTTGATACTAACGGACAAAAACCTTCAAATCCTGATCAGGCCAAAATGTGGAAAATATATAAAGCCATAAGTAATATAACTTTTACCATGAATATGGATATTTATGGTAATGTTTCTAACATTAACGGACTTGATGCTGTTTATTCCAAAGCAAAATCCGCATTAACAGGAGATCTTAAAGGGAAAGAACTTGATGATTTTGTTCAGGCATTTAAAAAAGGATTCAATGCAGAGATTTTTAAAGCTCAATTTGAAAGTTCAATCATGAAGTTTCCTTCTCAGGGATTGAAAATAGGAGAAAAATGGAATAATAATCCTTCAATGAAAGGAAAAGGATATAATGAACTGGTTAAAGTAGATGAAAATTATGCAGAAGTAAAATTACAGGGTAATATACCCAGCCAATCAGAATCTAAGGTCTTAGAAGGTGTAACCTATAAAATTTCTGTTAAGGGATTTCAGAATGGTAAAGTTACTATTGATACTAAATCCGGATGGATTACTAAGGGAGTATTTACTGTTTCGGTAACTGAAACCCGTTCTGCTAAAAAAGGAGAAGAATCAGAACAAGCCGTACAAAAAACAGTTAACAATACTTATATTAATTAA
- a CDS encoding YfhO family protein, which translates to MKKNSYILPIIGCLVIFTIISFAYFTPLLSGKYISQPDIIHYKGGAHELEEYRKAHGEDTYWSNSMFGGMPTYQMGANYPADIIKSLDRLLRYFPTPANYLFLLLSGFFLLGMVWLKNWKYALLGSIMFAFSTYFFIIIGAGHNAKVHTVAYFAPFVAGVYLLYEKKYVWGFILTTLFLSLQIAANHPQMTYYLFMALAIFGIIQLIQTIQTKTFKSFGISTGLLLSAFIFSLGMNSSRLLSTYEYSKETTRGKSELTINKDNTSNTNHGLDTDYITHWSYGILETVNLFIPNFMGGGNNEKSFKPEHLQPALQENIRSEQEYANFQKSFNGSYWGEQPGTVGPAYQGAVVIFLSVLALFFYRSKYKWWLLTATLLSFLLAWGKNFSVFTDFMIQYFPMYTKFRAVSSALVVAEFTIPLLALLGVYSYFKDEQFSAEYKKKYLLIISGIVLGILLIFYFFGFSLFKFHTNLEGETISSAILEAIRKDRYELFEADVLRTFIFVLLTSAFLYLSQIRQFKSEYVVFALAALSLIDLWGVNKRYLNDENFVDKQLYKNPFPTEITENQMQKAESDPALARIVNAVPVNQVLEAIKEKDQAHYRVYNLLLSPFNETNTSYFHQSIGGYHGAKLQRYQDIIDFYLSDSINLPILDMLNTKYIITADSVIRPIPNPNNNGNAWFVKDVIFAKNADEEISMLGKIDNKKQAVINSKFQKDLSISPLKDTLSSIELIEYEPNHLTYSSNSKSEQLAVFSEIYYPHGWNAYIDDKPTTIYQADYILRALKIPAGKHTINFKFEPSVIQKGKIITLLSFVLFIILSGGLLFWKYKKNEIVKTP; encoded by the coding sequence ATGAAAAAAAATAGTTATATACTCCCTATTATAGGGTGTCTGGTAATTTTTACCATAATTTCTTTTGCATATTTCACCCCGCTTTTATCCGGTAAGTATATTTCTCAACCCGATATTATTCATTATAAGGGAGGAGCTCACGAACTTGAGGAATATAGAAAAGCACATGGTGAAGATACTTATTGGAGTAATTCAATGTTTGGTGGTATGCCTACTTATCAAATGGGTGCAAATTATCCTGCAGACATTATTAAAAGCCTGGATCGTTTATTGCGATATTTTCCAACTCCTGCTAACTACTTATTTTTACTTTTAAGCGGTTTTTTTCTACTTGGAATGGTATGGTTAAAAAACTGGAAATATGCACTTTTAGGAAGTATAATGTTTGCTTTTTCAACCTACTTTTTTATTATTATCGGAGCCGGGCATAATGCCAAAGTTCATACTGTTGCCTATTTTGCTCCATTTGTAGCAGGAGTATATTTACTATATGAAAAAAAATATGTTTGGGGTTTTATATTAACAACTCTGTTTTTATCTCTACAAATAGCAGCCAATCACCCCCAGATGACCTATTACCTTTTCATGGCACTGGCTATTTTTGGAATTATACAACTAATACAAACCATACAAACTAAAACATTTAAATCTTTTGGTATCTCAACCGGATTATTGTTATCTGCATTTATTTTTTCATTAGGCATGAATTCATCACGTCTGCTTTCCACTTACGAATATTCGAAAGAAACGACCCGGGGTAAATCAGAGCTTACCATAAATAAAGATAATACATCAAATACTAATCATGGATTAGATACTGATTATATAACCCACTGGAGTTATGGAATTTTAGAAACTGTAAATCTTTTTATTCCTAACTTTATGGGAGGTGGAAACAATGAGAAAAGTTTTAAACCTGAGCATCTTCAGCCCGCCTTACAGGAAAATATCAGATCGGAACAGGAGTATGCTAATTTTCAAAAATCTTTCAATGGTTCCTATTGGGGAGAACAGCCAGGTACTGTGGGTCCTGCTTATCAGGGTGCTGTAGTTATTTTTTTATCTGTTCTTGCATTATTTTTCTATAGGAGCAAATACAAATGGTGGTTATTAACAGCCACTCTATTAAGCTTTCTTCTTGCATGGGGTAAAAACTTCTCGGTCTTTACTGATTTTATGATTCAATATTTTCCGATGTATACTAAATTCAGAGCTGTTTCATCAGCCTTGGTTGTTGCTGAATTTACAATTCCATTACTTGCTTTGCTGGGTGTTTATTCTTATTTTAAAGATGAACAATTTTCAGCTGAATATAAAAAGAAATATCTTCTGATAATTTCAGGAATTGTTTTAGGAATTTTATTAATTTTTTACTTTTTCGGATTCTCTTTATTTAAATTTCATACCAATTTGGAAGGAGAAACCATAAGTTCAGCTATTCTTGAAGCCATTAGAAAAGACAGATATGAATTATTTGAAGCAGACGTTTTGCGAACCTTTATATTTGTATTACTAACTTCTGCATTTTTATATTTATCTCAGATTCGTCAGTTTAAATCTGAATATGTTGTTTTTGCCTTAGCAGCCCTTTCGCTTATTGATTTATGGGGAGTTAACAAACGTTATTTAAATGATGAGAATTTTGTAGATAAACAACTTTATAAAAATCCTTTTCCTACTGAAATAACGGAAAATCAGATGCAAAAAGCAGAATCAGATCCTGCACTCGCCCGTATTGTAAATGCTGTTCCTGTTAATCAGGTGCTGGAAGCCATCAAAGAAAAAGATCAGGCTCATTACAGAGTATATAATTTACTCTTAAGCCCTTTTAATGAAACCAATACTTCGTATTTTCACCAATCTATAGGAGGATACCATGGAGCTAAGCTTCAGCGTTACCAGGATATAATTGATTTTTATTTATCGGATAGCATTAATTTGCCTATTCTGGATATGCTAAACACTAAATACATTATTACAGCTGATTCTGTGATTAGACCAATTCCTAATCCTAATAATAATGGAAATGCTTGGTTTGTCAAAGATGTTATATTTGCAAAAAATGCTGATGAGGAAATTAGCATGCTTGGTAAAATAGATAATAAAAAACAGGCTGTTATTAACTCTAAGTTCCAAAAAGATTTATCTATCAGTCCTCTTAAAGATACTCTCTCTAGTATTGAATTGATTGAATATGAACCTAACCATCTTACATATTCTTCCAATAGTAAATCGGAACAACTGGCTGTATTTTCTGAAATTTACTATCCACATGGTTGGAACGCTTACATAGATGATAAACCGACCACTATTTATCAGGCGGATTATATTTTGAGAGCACTAAAAATACCAGCAGGAAAGCATACAATTAATTTTAAATTTGAACCATCTGTAATTCAAAAAGGTAAAATTATCACTTTACTATCTTTTGTGTTATTCATTATTTTAAGCGGAGGATTATTATTTTGGAAATATAAAAAAAATGAAATTGTAAAAACACCGTAA
- a CDS encoding glycosyltransferase family protein — protein MDRKILIISYYWPPAGGPGVQRWLKFSKYLPEFGYEPHVYIPKNPSYPIVDTSLLSEISPEVKIIKKSIWEPYGIAEKLSKKNKDFKAGQFESKKKQGILSRLSVFIRGNFFIPDARKFWIKPSIKYLEKYIKNNQIDLIITSGPPHSMHLIGLGLKEKMPNIKWIADFRDPWTQISYYSQLSLTQYSDKKHKKLERKVMSNADIVLSTSYSDKENFEKLGAKEVFCITNGFDSEILDANRSQKTDKFTLAYIGMLETLRNPDNLWKALEVLLKQHPDFKADFQLKFVGKIAESILDDLGDTIIINNMVNKGYLTHFESIQEMNNSNILLITNFPEDKSKGIIPGKLFEYLATGKTILSIGPKDSDVSKIINYTQTGEHFTYDEIDSLKFFLLSEYEKWKNQIYPITSEKINDFHRKNLTKKLVQIIKK, from the coding sequence ATGGATAGGAAAATTTTAATAATTTCATACTACTGGCCACCAGCAGGAGGTCCGGGAGTTCAAAGATGGTTAAAATTTTCTAAATATCTTCCCGAATTCGGATATGAGCCTCATGTTTATATACCAAAAAACCCATCATATCCGATTGTTGATACTAGTTTACTTTCAGAAATTAGTCCGGAAGTAAAGATTATTAAAAAAAGTATTTGGGAACCTTATGGTATTGCTGAAAAATTATCTAAAAAAAATAAAGATTTTAAAGCAGGACAATTCGAGTCAAAAAAAAAGCAAGGAATATTATCGAGATTATCTGTTTTTATTCGGGGTAATTTTTTTATTCCAGATGCCCGAAAATTCTGGATTAAACCTTCCATTAAATATTTAGAAAAATATATCAAAAATAACCAGATTGATTTGATTATTACCAGCGGACCACCTCATAGTATGCATCTGATAGGTCTTGGTTTAAAAGAAAAAATGCCTAATATAAAGTGGATTGCTGATTTCAGGGATCCATGGACACAAATTTCTTATTATTCACAATTAAGTTTAACACAATATTCAGATAAAAAACATAAAAAGCTTGAAAGAAAGGTTATGAGCAATGCGGATATTGTTCTTTCAACAAGTTATTCTGATAAAGAAAATTTTGAAAAGCTTGGAGCTAAAGAAGTTTTTTGTATTACCAATGGATTTGATTCTGAAATTTTAGACGCAAATAGAAGTCAAAAAACTGATAAATTTACACTTGCATATATTGGAATGCTTGAAACTTTAAGAAATCCTGATAATTTATGGAAAGCTCTTGAAGTTTTATTAAAGCAACATCCGGATTTCAAAGCTGATTTTCAATTAAAGTTTGTTGGTAAAATTGCTGAATCTATACTTGATGATTTAGGAGATACAATTATAATTAATAATATGGTTAATAAAGGTTATTTAACCCATTTCGAATCTATTCAGGAAATGAATAATTCTAATATACTTTTAATAACCAACTTCCCTGAGGATAAATCTAAAGGAATTATACCAGGAAAGCTGTTTGAATATCTGGCTACTGGAAAAACTATTTTATCTATAGGACCTAAAGATTCCGATGTATCCAAAATAATAAATTACACACAGACAGGAGAACACTTTACTTATGATGAAATAGATAGTTTAAAATTTTTCTTACTAAGTGAGTATGAAAAATGGAAAAATCAGATTTATCCTATAACTTCAGAAAAAATAAACGATTTTCATAGAAAAAATTTAACTAAAAAATTAGTTCAGATTATTAAAAAATAA
- a CDS encoding glycosyltransferase family 4 protein, whose protein sequence is MKDGKEKIAIVVQRFGKEINGGAEQHASLLVNHLKEKYEVEVLTSCAYEYFNWKNYYNEGKESIDDIDVLRFKTNNKNKGKIEKHARYLYKNLKYLKYKVNLLNFLYVAIKRFQYRYNNKIFDQWLEEQGPCTSGLVDYLKNNKEKYKAVIFFTYLYYPTNFGIREVSEKSILIPTAHDELPFYYTGFKKLFSRPKFIMYNTLSEKNMVEKTYPQSKKIKSDIAGVGFKNIIFNPNSTWAIPEFRYFVYIGRIDSGKGCDVLIENFKNLKGRDFKLVMIGENFMKEKSHNNVIFTGFISEEEKWNYLKNSEALIIPSLYESLSMVTLEAMSIGIPVLANAKCEVLKDHIINSKAGFAYTNFEDFKLYIKKILSLSQNEKITLGENGKKYVNENYQWEIIIDKFIKAINEVSSK, encoded by the coding sequence ATGAAAGATGGTAAAGAAAAAATAGCCATTGTAGTTCAAAGGTTTGGCAAAGAAATTAATGGAGGTGCCGAACAGCATGCTTCATTACTAGTTAATCATTTAAAAGAAAAGTATGAAGTTGAAGTATTAACGAGCTGTGCTTATGAATATTTTAATTGGAAAAATTATTATAATGAAGGTAAAGAATCAATTGACGATATAGATGTTTTAAGATTTAAAACTAATAATAAAAATAAAGGAAAAATAGAAAAACATGCCAGATATTTATACAAAAATCTAAAATATTTGAAATATAAAGTGAATTTGTTGAATTTTTTATATGTTGCTATTAAAAGATTTCAATACAGATATAATAATAAAATATTTGATCAATGGTTAGAGGAACAGGGTCCATGTACCAGTGGGCTTGTTGATTATCTTAAAAATAACAAAGAAAAATATAAAGCAGTTATTTTTTTTACTTATTTATATTATCCAACAAATTTTGGAATTAGGGAAGTATCAGAAAAAAGTATTTTAATTCCAACGGCACATGATGAATTACCTTTTTATTATACGGGTTTTAAAAAATTATTTAGTCGACCTAAATTTATAATGTATAATACGTTATCAGAGAAAAATATGGTTGAGAAAACATACCCTCAATCAAAGAAAATAAAATCAGATATTGCAGGAGTTGGTTTTAAAAATATAATTTTCAATCCTAATTCTACATGGGCAATACCAGAATTTAGGTATTTTGTTTACATAGGTCGTATTGATTCGGGAAAAGGTTGTGATGTGTTAATTGAAAACTTTAAAAATCTTAAAGGAAGAGATTTTAAGTTAGTTATGATTGGTGAAAATTTTATGAAAGAAAAATCTCACAATAATGTAATTTTTACAGGATTCATTAGTGAAGAAGAAAAATGGAATTATTTAAAAAATTCTGAAGCTCTAATTATACCATCATTATATGAAAGTCTTTCTATGGTAACGTTAGAAGCTATGTCTATAGGCATTCCGGTTTTAGCTAATGCTAAATGCGAAGTGTTAAAAGATCATATCATTAATAGTAAAGCAGGTTTTGCGTATACAAACTTTGAAGATTTTAAATTATATATTAAAAAAATATTATCCTTGTCACAAAATGAAAAAATAACGTTGGGTGAAAATGGAAAAAAGTATGTTAATGAAAATTACCAATGGGAGATAATTATAGATAAATTTATAAAAGCGATCAATGAAGTAAGTTCAAAATAA
- a CDS encoding glycosyltransferase, translating to MIKNFFENRKKIKRLKNNRLKIKINSFDLNFFDTNIFEFTDESKPLVSIIIPVYNQIKFTLNCLYSIYSNLDKNFKVEIIVINDNSIDDSLRYLEKIKGIRLVNNEKNEGFLLSINNGISIAKGEYVYLLNNDTEVQKDFLSSLLNVFSNKKDVGAVGSMLIYPNGRLQEAGCLIFDNCEIVNLGYLDVVENPHYNFLRKVDYCSGCSLLFKRVNSNGDLNLLDVSYAPAYYEETDLCSRLKFEQGLEIYYQPLSKIVHFENMSYSNGNTTKDKLIDKNRETFKNRWGDKYKTPRYYVSNNKNYTKLDKNYIKTILIFEQILPKYDLDSGSRRFTEMIKILVKHNYKIYLAFTDISLEFDEKYVKYFENLGVEIIRTFLDKKNRLNKEKVQLKEIAPITDFIWIFRPECFDHWYKKLDKYNFKSEVIYDMLDLHYLRLQRELEFLEPTEKRLKNIEKVKAQELNALNLSDRIIAISEKEKQEVVNLGYSANKINIISNIHEIKPLDKAITFNDREGILFIGGFKHTPNLDAVNYLYNDIMPIVWKRLPNLNVYIIGQCTEEQKIKFEDPRFFLLGYVEDVSKWFSKVKLSIAPLRYGAGVKGKIGQSLEYSLPVVTTDIGAEGMFLENEKTALIANTKEEFSDSIINLYSNETLWNLLSNNSEKALYPFSTEKMEKELVNILR from the coding sequence ATGATTAAAAACTTTTTTGAAAACAGAAAAAAAATAAAAAGACTAAAAAATAACAGACTTAAAATTAAGATTAACAGTTTTGATTTAAATTTCTTTGATACCAATATTTTTGAGTTCACAGATGAATCAAAACCTCTTGTAAGTATTATTATTCCTGTATATAACCAGATTAAGTTCACCTTAAATTGTTTATATTCTATTTATTCAAATTTGGATAAAAACTTTAAAGTTGAAATTATTGTTATAAATGATAACAGCATAGATGATTCTTTAAGATATTTAGAAAAAATCAAAGGTATACGACTCGTAAATAATGAAAAAAATGAAGGTTTTCTACTGAGTATCAATAATGGAATAAGTATAGCCAAAGGTGAATATGTATATCTGTTGAATAATGATACGGAAGTTCAAAAGGATTTCTTATCAAGTTTGTTAAATGTATTTTCCAATAAAAAAGATGTAGGAGCGGTAGGTTCAATGCTTATATATCCAAATGGTAGATTACAAGAGGCAGGATGCTTGATATTTGATAACTGTGAAATAGTAAATTTAGGATATTTGGATGTGGTTGAAAACCCTCACTATAACTTTTTAAGAAAAGTAGACTATTGTTCAGGTTGTAGTTTGCTTTTTAAAAGAGTTAACTCAAATGGAGATTTAAACCTGCTTGATGTATCTTATGCTCCTGCTTATTACGAAGAAACAGATTTGTGTTCAAGATTAAAATTTGAACAAGGATTAGAAATATATTACCAACCACTATCTAAAATCGTGCATTTTGAAAATATGTCATATTCAAATGGAAATACTACAAAAGATAAATTGATCGATAAGAACAGAGAAACATTTAAAAACAGATGGGGTGATAAATATAAAACCCCAAGATACTATGTAAGTAATAATAAGAACTACACAAAACTTGATAAGAATTATATAAAAACTATATTGATTTTTGAACAAATACTACCGAAGTACGATTTAGATTCTGGATCAAGAAGGTTTACGGAAATGATCAAAATTTTAGTAAAGCATAATTATAAAATATACTTAGCTTTTACGGATATTAGTTTAGAATTTGATGAAAAATATGTAAAATATTTTGAAAATTTAGGTGTAGAGATTATTAGAACTTTTTTAGACAAGAAAAACAGATTAAATAAAGAGAAGGTTCAACTAAAGGAAATAGCACCAATTACTGATTTTATATGGATTTTTAGACCAGAATGTTTTGACCATTGGTATAAAAAATTAGATAAATATAATTTTAAATCTGAGGTTATATATGACATGTTAGATTTGCATTATTTGCGATTGCAAAGAGAACTTGAATTCCTTGAGCCTACTGAAAAAAGATTAAAAAATATCGAAAAGGTAAAAGCTCAGGAATTGAATGCCTTAAATTTATCTGATCGAATAATTGCCATTAGTGAAAAAGAAAAACAAGAAGTAGTTAATTTAGGTTATAGTGCTAATAAAATTAATATCATAAGTAATATTCATGAAATTAAACCTCTTGATAAGGCAATAACATTTAACGATCGTGAAGGAATTTTGTTTATAGGAGGATTTAAACATACTCCTAATTTAGATGCCGTCAATTATTTATACAATGATATTATGCCAATAGTCTGGAAGAGATTACCAAATTTAAACGTATATATAATAGGACAATGCACAGAAGAGCAGAAAATAAAGTTTGAAGACCCAAGATTTTTTCTTTTAGGATATGTAGAAGATGTGTCTAAATGGTTTTCGAAAGTAAAACTATCTATTGCTCCTTTAAGATATGGTGCCGGAGTAAAAGGAAAAATAGGGCAAAGTTTAGAATATTCTTTACCTGTAGTAACCACTGATATTGGTGCGGAAGGAATGTTTTTAGAAAATGAGAAAACAGCATTGATAGCCAATACTAAAGAAGAGTTTTCAGATTCAATAATTAACCTGTACTCTAATGAAACTCTTTGGAATCTATTAAGCAATAATTCAGAAAAAGCACTTTATCCTTTTTCAACTGAAAAAATGGAAAAAGAATTAGTAAATATTTTAAGGTAA
- a CDS encoding VanW family protein: MLGFENLKNLIFTSYAQKITKDKTIYPYKISLEYILSDYTLINNTNLLEELTKFISNFNEVVIKSNQVFSFCKIFDTSKPTNPILVHLVSSIIYQLALTCNVEIKERHHFKYDLYSDKNRLFPLGADADIDYGTKDLRFKNRYPFPVKLRLELSENKLRGEIVSKEKINYSEINFKKINHKNCIEIFTRVNKRTVAVSIYKLNSI, encoded by the coding sequence ATGCTTGGATTTGAAAATTTAAAAAACTTAATATTTACTTCTTATGCACAAAAGATAACTAAAGATAAAACAATTTATCCTTATAAAATATCATTAGAATATATTCTATCGGATTACACTTTGATAAATAATACAAATTTATTAGAAGAACTAACTAAATTTATTAGCAATTTTAATGAGGTTGTTATTAAGTCCAACCAAGTTTTTTCATTTTGCAAAATTTTTGATACTTCTAAACCTACAAATCCTATTCTTGTACATTTAGTATCCAGTATTATTTATCAGCTGGCATTAACCTGTAATGTTGAGATAAAAGAAAGACATCATTTTAAATATGATTTATATTCCGATAAAAATCGCTTATTTCCGTTAGGTGCTGATGCTGATATAGATTATGGAACAAAAGATTTAAGATTTAAAAATAGATATCCTTTCCCTGTAAAATTAAGACTTGAATTATCTGAAAATAAATTAAGAGGAGAAATAGTATCAAAAGAAAAAATTAATTATTCAGAAATTAACTTTAAAAAGATTAATCATAAAAATTGTATTGAAATTTTCACCCGGGTTAACAAAAGAACTGTTGCTGTCTCAATATATAAATTAAATTCAATATAA
- a CDS encoding META domain-containing protein, with protein MKQRLFNFNFICLALLTLLFFVNCSGTKKISKKNVKKQAKTSQKAKASVHPQNKTKLDKIMVYLGDESVIKWKLISINNQKATELFTDSPMMRFDDFWKQIYGTTGCNKFTAYYLRDNNIIGISRVSLTELSCDNSNESLFINTLSTATEVNEEGNSLSILANGKTVLVFEKL; from the coding sequence ATGAAACAACGTTTATTCAATTTTAATTTTATTTGTTTAGCTCTTTTAACCTTACTTTTCTTTGTAAATTGTTCAGGAACTAAAAAAATATCCAAAAAGAATGTAAAAAAGCAAGCAAAGACTTCTCAAAAAGCCAAAGCATCAGTTCATCCGCAGAATAAAACCAAATTAGATAAAATAATGGTTTATCTGGGAGATGAAAGTGTTATTAAATGGAAATTGATATCAATTAACAATCAGAAAGCTACTGAATTATTCACAGATTCGCCTATGATGAGATTTGATGATTTCTGGAAACAAATTTATGGAACTACTGGTTGCAATAAATTTACAGCTTATTACCTAAGAGATAATAATATAATAGGAATATCAAGAGTATCTCTTACAGAACTATCTTGTGACAATTCAAATGAATCTTTATTTATAAATACTTTATCAACAGCTACTGAAGTTAACGAGGAAGGTAATAGTCTCTCAATTTTAGCAAACGGTAAAACGGTTTTAGTATTTGAAAAATTATAA
- a CDS encoding DUF2797 domain-containing protein encodes MTIPGLLTKMITEYANPIQYYLNFDDEIISVNQLLEIKIKIEFSHYQCLGCGQDLEIFAMGYCKNCYFNLAQAGDWIVRPELSKAHLDIEDRNIEIEKQAQLQPHIVYLANSGGIKVGVTRKSQVPTRWIDQGAEFALKIAETENRYEAGMIEVALKSQISDKTNYRKMLINNVELLDLSKVKNSLFDFIPKEYQHFVTEDNQMFQIHYPVLKYPSKIKSINLKKIPEFEGVLIGIKGQYLLFENNLVFNVRSHEGFVINLNIS; translated from the coding sequence ATGACTATACCAGGTTTACTAACTAAGATGATTACTGAATATGCAAATCCTATTCAGTATTACCTGAATTTTGATGATGAAATAATTTCAGTTAATCAACTTTTAGAAATAAAAATAAAAATTGAATTTAGTCATTATCAGTGTCTCGGATGTGGACAAGATTTAGAAATATTTGCTATGGGTTACTGTAAAAATTGTTATTTTAATTTAGCTCAGGCTGGAGACTGGATAGTAAGACCTGAATTATCAAAAGCTCATCTGGACATAGAAGACAGAAATATTGAGATTGAAAAACAAGCACAATTACAGCCTCATATAGTTTATCTAGCTAATTCAGGCGGAATAAAAGTTGGTGTTACAAGAAAATCACAGGTTCCAACCCGTTGGATAGATCAAGGGGCTGAATTTGCTCTTAAAATCGCTGAAACAGAAAACAGATATGAAGCAGGAATGATTGAAGTAGCCTTAAAAAGTCAAATATCTGATAAAACAAACTATAGAAAAATGTTGATCAATAATGTAGAGCTTTTGGATTTATCAAAAGTAAAAAACAGTTTATTTGATTTTATTCCTAAGGAATATCAGCATTTTGTTACCGAAGATAATCAAATGTTTCAGATTCATTATCCTGTTTTAAAGTATCCTTCTAAAATCAAATCCATTAATTTAAAAAAAATACCTGAATTTGAAGGGGTACTTATCGGTATTAAAGGTCAATATTTACTGTTTGAGAATAACTTGGTATTTAATGTCAGAAGCCATGAAGGATTTGTTATAAATCTCAACATATCCTGA